In the Gammaproteobacteria bacterium genome, ACGCCGTCCCCGAATCGGACCGGGCCGCCCTCTCCGTGCTCCGTTTCATCCTCGCCGAGCGCCTCAACATCGCCGCGCGCGAGATGCGCGGCCTCGCCAACCGGGACGACTTCGAGGTTCCCGTGACGGCATCCGGTACCGGCCTCCTGCTGGTTCGCACTGGTGGACGCCCGGAGGCTGTGGCGCCTCTGGTCCGCTACAGCCTGGACGAGGTGGAGCGCATGCACGATCCGGACGCGCCGGTGACCGAAGCCGAGGTCGCGCGAGCCCGGGGCTGGCTGGTGAACGCGGTCTGGCGGCGGTCGCTGGAACTCGCGACCAGCGCGAGTGGGACGTTCGCCCTGGAGCGCGTGCGCCGCGGCAGTACGGACCACCTCATGGGGTGGCCCGCCATGGTGCAAGCCGTCACGCCGGACGACGTGAAGGCGATCGCGCGGGAGTACCTGGACCCGGCGACCTTCGTGACCGTGGTGGCGGGGCCGCTGGAGCGCATCCGAGCCGCGCGCCACCCGCGCTGGCCCGTGGGCCTGGACGAGATGGAGGCGGAACTCGGCCGCCCCTGATCTGCTTTTTGAGGAAAGGAAACGCCCCCGGCGCGGACGAGTCATGACTACGCTCAGAACCGATCGGCTGCTCTTGCGCCCGTTCGAACTCACGGACGTCGACGACGTCTACGCCTACGCGCGCGACTCCGAGTGGGGCCGGTATTTGCCTGTTCCCAGCCCCTACGAGTACAGGCACGCCGTCGAGTTCGTGGCGCGCTCCGTGCTTGCTCCGTGGGATACCAGTCCCGTCTTCGCGATCTGCCTGAGCGGCAGGTGCGTCGGCGGTATCAACATCAGGGTCGACACGTCCGCGGGGACTGGCGAAATCGGATACAGCATCGCCCGCGCGCATTGGGGCAAGGGCCTCACAGCCGAGGCCGCGACAGCGGTCATGGACTGGGCGTTCAACGAGTTCGGGCTCGCCAAGATCACCGCGATGGCGGACCTCGCGAATACCCGATCCTCACGAGTGATGGAAAAGCTGGGGATGAGGCGGGACGGCCTGTTGAGAAGCGAACGGCCAAGCGACGCCGACCCGGGCACTCGGCAGGACATGGTGATCTACTCCGTCTTGCGCGACGAGTGGCAGGCGCGCGCGTCGGGTTAGACGGCCGGCCTCACTACTGCACTTACGGCCAGAGATCCACGTCTCCCTTCACGTGGCGATTTAAAAAGGCCAGCATCCTCGGCATCCACTCCAGGCGCGCGGCCCGGCCCGCAACGTCATCGTACCGCTCGTAGGTGACCGGCTTGTAGTAGCGCGCGGCCTCCGTGGCGAACGCGCGCATCTGCACGTCGCCCTCGCCGGCGATGATCAGCATTGGCATCCCCACATCCTGAGCAAACAGCGTGGGGGACGCCCGCCGAAAGGTCTCGCGGTTCTCCGCCAGCAGGCCAAGCTCGTACTGATACATGTTGATGTTGGCCAGCGCCGACTCGCTCTCCACCAGTTGAATGCGGTTGGCGTATCCCTCCCGCAGGGGCACGGCGGCCCGGAAGGCGTCCGGGGCGAAGGTGCTCGCGGCGAAGCTCAGATAGGCTCCGTAGCTCACGCCCGTGACCGCGACGCGGTCGCCGTCGATGTCGGACAATGTGCCGAGATACCTCGCGCCGGCCACGACATCATCCAGATCACACCGCGCCCAGCACCCGTTGTTCGCCTCCTCGTGCTCCCAGCCGAAGCCCGAGCTCCCCCGGATGTTGGGGGCCAGCACCGCATAGCCGTGCTTGATGAAGTAGTGGGCGTCGGCGTGTCGCCTCCAGCCATCCTCGAACTGCGAGGAGGGCCCCCCGTGGACCCAGACGATGGCGGGATACCCCCCGGGCGGCGGCGGCTCGGCAGGCCGGAACAGGTAGGAGTGGATGGTGAGCCCGTCGTTCTCGTAGCTCACCCGTTCGGGCATGAAGAAGGCGTTGGCAAGCGCCGGATCCGGCAACGAGTGCGTCAGGCGCGCCGGCTCGCCTCCGGCCGCATCCATCACGAACAGATCCGGGACCTGCGCCGGCGTGTCGAAGGTGAAGGCGATGCGGCGGCCGTCCGGGGACCACGCCGGGTTCGCCACGAGGCCTATCTCCGGAGCGAAGAGGGTCTGGACCGTGCCGTCGTCCACCGAGGCAACCCGCAGAATCTGCCGGCCCCTCAGGTTGGACGTGTACGCGACCCTCGTGCCGTCGGGAGACCAGCGGGCGTAGCCCCGGAAGGGCTTCTGGGAGCTCTGATCGGCTGCTTCGGGCGCGAGCGGACGGGGCTCTCCGCCCTCCATCGGCGCGAGCCACCAGTTGATCCAGCCGCTGCGGTAGGAGCGGAACAGCACCAGGTCGCCTCTCGGCGAGACCTGGCCAGGCCCGAACTCCTGGCCGGTGCGATAGTCCATCCAGTCGCGGTCGCTCACGATTAGACGCTCGCCGGCGCCGGTGGCGGCGTCTATGGAGATGACGTCGTGGTGGATCCACCACTGGTCCATGCGCACGAACACGATCCTGGAACCGTCCGGCGTCCAGGTGGGCTGCACGTCGTAGCGGGTGTCGGTGGTGAGCCGCTTCACCTGTCCCTCCGGCACCGACACCGTGTAGATGTCGTAGTTGCCGCGCAGCGAGTTGGAGAAGACGATGTGCCCTCCGTCGGGGGACCAGCTCCAGGAAAGCGTGCGGGCACCGAGGTCGGTCAGCTGGAGCGCGCGCTGCTTGGGGATGGACCAGAGCCAGAGCTCCTGCCCGTCGCCGGATGCGCTTGACACGTAGCCGATCCACGCGCCGTCCGGGGAGTACGCCGGGCTGGTGACTCCCTCCACCGGGATCGCCTCGGGATCGGCACCGTCGGCGTCGACGGTCCACAGCGTGGCGCGCCCGAGGAAGAGGATCGCAGAACCGTCGGGGGACCAATCGGGCACGGCTCCGTCCACGAGGGAGCTCGTGGACACGAACTCCTCCAGAGTGAAGTCGCCGGAGGTGCGGGTGGACGCTGGCGTGCCGCTGGTTTCGGCGCAGGCCGCGCCGGCGAGAGCAACGAGGAATGCCAACAGCGCTCGCTTCATCGGAACCTCCCTACTCTGGAGCCGGCACTGGGGGAAACGCTCCCGTCCTGAGAAACGCGATCACCGCCTCGGTAGTGAAGCGATCATTCATCAGGAAGGTGTGGGTCCGGGGAACCACGATCAGCGGCACGTCCTCGATTCTGGTGTTGTCGACGCCGACCATGCCGTCGTCGGGGCCCGGGATGAGCGCTGAACCGATGGGGTTGAGGCTGCGGTTGCCCGCGATGATTCCGACCTCGTACTCCGGGGGAGGCAGGCTTGCCGGGATGCCGGTTTCGCCGGTGCCCAGGCCCCTCCCCGCCGGTCCCAGGAGGTGCCCGAGTTCCTGCTCCCGGAACCAGTCCGCCACCTCGCTCCCCTGGTTGGGAGGCGCGAGCAGGACCACCCGTCCCAGGGACTCGGGCGGGGTATCGGCCAGGTAGCGGCGGATCACGAGCCCGCCGAGCGAGTGGCCCACGAAGTGAACGCGCGCAGCCGCGGCACAGCAGGCCGACACCTCGGCAGCGAGCGTCTCGGCGTGTTCGGCGAGGGTTCCGCCGCGCGAGTCGTAGTCCACGTTGGTGACATCGTAGCCGGCCCACTCGAGCCGCTCGGCAAGCAGTGTCATGGACGCCCGGGTGCGGCCGAGCCCGTGCATGAGGACGACGGACTCTTGCGCCGATCCCGTTTCGGTGCGAGACGCGAAGACGGCGACCGCCGCAAGAACAACGCAGCAGCCGACGAGCAGGGCATTCGACGGCCGCGGTCCGCGGGGATTCCGGCGGCTCGCGTGCCGCGCGGACGTCACACGGCGATCAGCGGCTCCCCGCCAATCCCGCAACCTCCGTCGGAGCGTCTGCCAGACCTCAACCAGCACCGTCGATTCACCCGTGCAGAGCCTCAATGCGCTCGACCATCTCCGTGGATTCCCGCGGCCCGAATAATCCCCCCAGGATCATGGCCGCGGCGCTGGCAAAGAGGGCGACCACCACCGGCGCGAGCCCGATGTCGATGACGCCGAACTGCACCAGGATGTAGACCCCCGCTCCCGACACCACGGCCCCGACGCCGCCCGCCAGGTTGGCCTTCTTCCACCACAGCCCGGCGATGGTGGGTACGAACAGGCTCGCGCTCAGGATTCCGACCCCCGCAGTGTAGAACTCGGTGATCAGTTCCGGCGGCGAGAATGCCCACAGGAGCGCCGCGATTCCGATCACCCAGGTCGAGCCGATGCGCACCAGGGTCATCGTCCGGTTGCTGGCCCGGCCCTTCAGCAGGCCTCCGAGGAGGTCGTGCGAGATGGCCGAACTGCACGCCAGCAGCAGCGCGTCGGTGGTGGACATGACGGCGGCGAGCACCGCCGCGACCGCGATCCCGCGGATGAGGGGCGGGAACTGCGTCTCCATCACGCGCAGGAAGAGCTGGTCGGCGTCCTGGAGTCCCGGAAAGTCGATCCGCCCGATCGGCACGATGGCGAGCACCGCCGCCAGGATCATCACGCTGTACACCAGCATCGACAGGTTCAGCGACAGCCGCGCGCTCTCGGCGTCCCGGGCGGTGAAGACCCTCATGACGATGTGGGGAATCACCGGGATGGCCGTGGCCCAGATTATGAAGTAGCCCAGGTAGCTCGACACGGGCCGGTTTGCGACCTGCCCGAGTTCCGGGGCGACGGCCGTGGCCTGACTCATGATTTCGAAGGGCGACCCCACGCGCCACACGAGCACGAGCGCGGTGCCCATGATGACGAAGAGCATGAGGAATCCCTGGATCACATCCGTCCAGGTGATCGCCACCATGCCCCCGAACGAGACGTAGATGATGAATACCAGCGTGGCCAGGGCCAGGGCCGTGTTGTAGGGGATGCCCAGCAGCGCCTCGGCAGTGATGCCGGCCGCCTTCAGCTGGGCCACGATGTAGATGGTGAAGGCTGCGACGATGAGGACCGGGACCAGGTACCGGACCAGCGCATGCGGGTAGCGGAAGCTCATGAAGTCGGTGATCGTGAACTTCCCGAAGTTGCGGAGCGGCCTGGCAACCAGAATGGACGCCAGGGGAAATCCGACGACCGCGCCCCCGAAGAGCGCGAGCGTCGCCGGAATGCCCTGTGCGTAGGCCAGGCCCATCACGCCGATGATCGATCCGCCGCTTGCGAGCGCCGCCATGATCGCCATCGAGTTCACGACCGTGCCGATGCGCCGTCCCGCGACCCAGTACTCGTCCCGCGAGCCCAGGACCCTCTTCGACACCGCGATCCCGATGCCGATGCACGCGGCGAGGTAGACCCCGACCAGGACGCGTTCGAGGAGCATCAGGCGTCTCCCCGGTCCTCTTCCGCGACCGCATCGGGTGACGCTCTGCCCGCTCCGGCCCCCGCGCCTCCCTTCCCGTCACGCCGCAGGATGGTGACGAGCGCCAGCGCCGGCGAAATCAGCATCAACGCGGCGATGAGCCAGCCGAAGACGGCCATGCCGCCCGCCTCGATGGTGCGCCACCGGGGGATGAACGCAAACGCGGAGAAGGCGATCAGGAAGACGAGGGTCGCACCCTCTCCGCGCCGCAATGGGAAGAAGGATTTCATGATGGGTACGGTGCGGGGTGCGGTTGGATGGCGCAACAGGGAAGGTATTGAAGCGCTGACGGCGTCCCACAGCCGCAAGGCGTCGGCCGAGGCCACGCGGCCTTGCGGCATCTGCGCGCAATAGCCGGTGTGTTTCATCGCCTTCGGCGAAGGCGGGCAACCTCGAAGATCCGGAGTGGCGGGAGCGTGTGAGAATCGAACTCACCAGCCCGGGTTCAAGCCGGGCCAGACGGTTTTGAAGACCGCTGGGGTCACCAGACCCCACCCGCCCCCTCGCTGCTCCGGCGGACGGACATCGGGAAGCTAACCCGGGTACGGCCTTGCTGACAGGCTGCGGGACGGGTGCCGCCCGCCCCCGCCTGACTCACGCGTGCCCAGCCACGGGATCGACGCCAACCCTGACGTAACGTTAGGGTCGTCTCGCCAGCTCAGAACCGGAACGAGGCATCGGGTGCGACGCGACCGGCCGCCTCCCCCGCCGCAGTGAACACCGTCAGGTCCACCTGCACCACGTCGGGCAGGAGGTCCGCGAACCGCAGGCTCGCCGGTCCGAGGGGCTCACGGGAACAGGTGAGGGAGGCAAGGAGGTGCACGTCTTCGTGTTCCTGGGCCTCATCCTCTTCGTGCTCCTGGCCCTCTTCCTCGTCATGCTGGTGGTCCTCGCCGGCATCGTCGTGGTCCTCGCCGGCCTGGTCATGGTCCTCGCCGGCATGGTCACCCTCTACACTTTCGGGCGCCTGCACCTCCGCCGAATCCAGCGCACAGATCGCCCCGTCCGGAAAGGCGATGAGACGAGCGCCACCGGTTCGGAGTCTGTCGAGGGCCTCCGCTGCGGTGGCCCGCTCCTGCGCCGAGCGGGGGGCGCGCTCGAAGCCGAACACGGATTCTGCGGGGAGGTGCAGGTCGACGGTGAGGCGGGTGCCGTCCACGGCCAGACCCAGTCGAGCGATGCCATGTTCGTGGGCCCCAACCGTCCCCAATCGTTCGCCCTCGACGAGCGGAGGACCGGGAAGCGACGAGGATGAATCGCCGCATGCGACGCACAGCAGAAGACACGGGATCGTCCACCCGACATAAGGCGAGCGGACCTGGGGTCGATCGAGTGTGGGGTAGGTCATGGTGAGAGAACGGGTGCGGGTTGCGTCCGTACGGCGTAGGTCCATTAATGATATCGTATTCTCGTTATCATATCTTGGTTCCCCGAAGGGCATCCTGGTTCCCGAAGGGCGAGGACCTCTGTCTACGTCAGGATGGATCACGTTCAACGCGTGCGAGCTGCGAACTGGCGGGCGAACTCCGACCATCGTAGTCTGGCCGAACCGCAGGGTCCTGGAGGCAGGAGCCGTCGGGGCCCGGGAGCGCCGAATCGACGGAGCGTCAAAAATGGGAGACAGTTCACCTCTTTCCCGCTCTGGTGCGGCGGGACCGACGGCTTCGCTTACCAGCCTGTTCCTGCTCGCCGGCGCGCTGGTCCTTGTTGCCTGCGAGGCGTCGCCCGGGGAGTCCGGGGACGAAGCATCACCCGGAGCGGAAGCGGACGTCGCAGCCGCCACGGGCGACGCCGCCGATTCCGCCGCGCAGCAGGCGGACAGCGCCGCTCAGGAAGCCCCCGACCCCGAAGCCGCCATCATCCGCCTCGACCCGAACGATCCAAACCTCGAGGTGTGGCGCGACCGCGACATCTCGGGTGACCCGCCCCGCGAACCGGGCCCGATCGAGGTCGGCTCGGTGCTGAGCTTCTTCGGGCTCCCCATCGCACGCACCATCGAGGACCTCGTCGCGGGCGAGGTCGAGGTGGCGTTCATGGGCGCGCCTGTGGACATGGGAGTCGGTTTCCGAGGCGCCGGCGAGGGTCCCAACGCGTTGCGCGCGATGCGGCGGAGCACCGGCAGCATGGAGACGATGATCAGCTGGCGCAGCGAGCTGACGGCGGTCGACTACGGGAACGCCCCCATCGATCAGTTCAGCGTCGAGCGCAGCATGGAGCCGATCCGCCGGATGGTGCGGGAGATCGCCGAGACCGGCGCGATCCCGGTGATCATCGGGGGCGACCACTCAATCGAGTTTGCCAACGTAGCCGGGCTCGCGGACGTGTACGGCAAGGAGAACGTCGGCGTCATCCACTTCGACGCCCACTACGACGCCGGCGGGACGCGGATGGGCCACCTGATCTCGCACGCACAGCCCGTGCGCCGTCTGGTCGACGATGGCCACATCCTCGGCAGGAACTTCATCCAGGTGGGGCTGCGCGGCAGCTGGCCCGGGCCGGAGGGTTTCGAGTGGATGCGCGAGAACGAATTCCGGTACCACACCATGGCCGAGATCGACCGCGACGGATGGGGCACGGTCATGCAGCGTGTTCTCGACGAGGCCAACGACGGGCCGGAGTACCTCCACGTCTCCTTCGATATCGATGTGATGGACCCGGCGTATACGTCCGGTACCGGCACACCCGTGCCCGGAGGCCTCACCCCGCGCGAAATCTTCCCCATGCTCCGCGGCCTCTGCTCCGAGAACAACCTGGTGGGCTTCGACCTGGTCGAACTCAACCCGCTGGTCGATCCGGGCTACACCACCGCCCTCAACGCCAAGCAGGTGGTGGACGAATGCCTCACCGGCGTCGCCCTGCGGAAGCTCGGGCTCGGCAATCGGGACTACCTGAGCCCGCTGACGAGCAGTGATGGGCGGCCCGGGGGAGTGGAGAGGTAGCTGACCGCCCGAGTCGCTCCAGTGGATTGTGCACACGGGCATCGGGAAGCCAATCCGGGTACCGCCTTGCTGACAGGCTGACGGAGACGGGTGCTGTCCGCACCGTTGCCCCGCGAGCTGCCCCCTTCGCCGCCCGGGTAGCAGATCACCTCGTTCCGGGAATAACTTGGTGAATGCCTGACGACATCACCCCCACCGGATCATCCGCCTTCGCCCGCAGAGGGCGCCGGTCGCCCGCGACCCCGGAAACCCGCGATGGGCGTCCGTCCGCGCGCGACGTCCCGGTGCCCTCGGACCAGACCGTGCATTCCGACCTCGCCCCCTGGAACCCGGGAACGCCGCTCGAGCTGGACTGGCTGCGCCACCAGCGCGTGAACCGGAGCGCTGCCGAGAGGCGCACCGCTTCCCTGGCCGGCCGCAGGAGCGTGAAGCGCGCGTGGCAGGCGGCCTGGCTCCTGCGCGCGGCGACCTGCATCGACCTCACCACCCTCGCGGGCGACGACACCCCCGGCCGTGTGCGCAGGCTGTGCGGCAAGGCCCGCAATCCCGTGCGGGCCGACCTGCTCGAAGCGGCGGGTGCGGCCGGGCTGCCCATCCAGGTCGCGTCGGTGTGCGTCTACCCGAGCATGGTGGCCACCGCGGTGGAAGCGCTTGCCGGGTCCGGCATCCCTGTGGCGGCCGTGGCGGCGGGCTTCCCCGCCGGCCAGACGCCCTTCCCCGAGCGGCTCGACGAGATCCGGACGGCCGTGGCGGCGGGCGCCTCCGAGATCGACATCGTCATCAGCCGCGAGCACGTCCTCCGCGGGCGCTGGGGCGACCTCTACGACGAGGTCGGCGCCTTCCGCGAGGCGGCCCGGGGCGCGCACCTGAAGACCATCATCGCCACCGGCGAACTCGCGACCCTCAGCAACGTCGCGCGCGCGAGCCTGGTGTGCATGATGGCGGGAGCCGACTTCATCAAGACTTCCACGGGGAAGGAGAAGGTCAACGCCACCCTGCCCGTCGGCCTCACCATGGTGCGCCAGATCCGCGCCTGGCGCGAGCGCACCGGCTACCGCGTGGGCTTCAAGCCCGCGGGGGGCATCGGCACCGCGAAGCAGGCGCTGGTCTGGCTGGTGCTCATGCGCGAGGAGCTGGGCCCCCGCTGGATGCAGGCCGGGCTCTTCCGCTTCGGCGCCAGTTCCCTCCTGGGCGACATCGAACGCCAGATCGAGCATCACGTCACGGGCCGCTATTCAGCCACCCATCGACATCCCATGGCCTGAGCGAGTCCCGCCAGATGCCGCGAATCTCCGAGATCTTCGAAACCCTCGAATACGGGCCCGCGCCCGAGAGCGCGGGGCGGGCGCAAGCGTGGCTCGACGAGCGCGGCCGCTCGTTCGGCCTGTTCATCGGCGGCGACTGGGTCGAAGGCGCGGGTGCGGAAGCGTTCGACACCGTCAACCCGGCGAACGGGACGGCGCTCGCGCGCATTGCACAAGGAGCCTCCGAGGATGTCGACCGAGCCGTGCGCGCCGCCCGCGCCGCGCAGGAGCCATGGGCGCGGCTCGGCGGTCACGCCCGCGCCCGCTTCCTCTACGCACTGGCCCGCCGCATCCACCGGCACGCGCGCCTCCTCTCGGTCCTGGAGACGCTGGACAACGGCAAACCCGTACGCGAATCGCGCGACATCGACATCCCCCTCGTGGTGCGCCACTTCTATCACCACGCGGGATGGGCGCAGTTGATGGATTCCGAATTCCCGGACCAGGTGCCCGTGGGCGTCGGCGGCCAGATCATCCCCTGGAACTTCCCGCTGCTGATGCTGGCGTGGAAGATCGCGCCCGCGCTGGCCACCGGGAACACGGTGGTGCTCAAGCCCGCCGAGTTCACGCCCCTCACCGCCCTGCTCTTCGCCGAGATCTGCCGGGAGACAGAGCTGCCCCCCGGAGTCGTGAACGTGGTGACGGGCGACGGCCGCACCGGTGCCGCCCTGGTGGCGCATCCCGACGTCGACAAGATCGCCTTCACCGGATCCACGGAGGTGGGGCGCCTCATCCGCAGCCGGACGGCGGGCAGCGGCAAGCGTCTTTCGCTCGAGCTGGGGGGCAAATCGCCCTTCGTCGTATACGAGGACGCCGACCTGGACGGCGTGGTCGAGGGAGTCGTCGACGCCATCTGGTTCAACCAGGGACAGGTGTGCTGCGCGGGTTCGCGCATTCTGGTTCAGGAGGGCGTCGCGGAGGCGCTGGAGCGCAAGCTCAAGGCGCGCATGGAGATGCTGCGCATGGGCGATCCGCTGGACAAGGCGGTGGACATGGGCGCCATCATCGCGCCCGTACAGCTCGAGAAGATCCGTCGGCTGGTGGACCGGGGCCGGCGGGATGGCGCCGACATCTGGCAGCCGTCTTGGAGCACGCCCGCGGAGGGGTACTTCTATCCGCCGACGCTGTGCACCCGGGTCGCGCCCGCGTCCGCCATCGCGCAGATCGAGATCTTCGGGCCGGTGGTGGTGATGATGACCTTCCGCACGCCGGAGGAGTCGGTTCGGCTCGCCAACGACACCCGCTACGGGCTCGCCGCCAGCATCTGGAGCGAGAACATCAACCTGGCGCTGGATATCGCGCCGAAGGTGAAGGCGGGCACGGTGTGGATCAACTGCACCAACGTCTTCGACGCGGCCTCCGGGTTCGGTGGCTACCGCGAGAGCGGCTTCGGGCGCGAGGGTGGACGCGAGGGGCTCCACGAGTACCTGCGGCCCGCGTGGCAGGCGCGCGACGGGGCATCGACAAGGGAGAACGTCCGTAAGGTCGTGCAAAAGGTCGCGGGTGAGTCCGTTTCATCGGATGATGGGCGGCCGGGCGTACCGCCGGAAGACGACGAGTCACCCCTTGCGGGCGACGCGATGCCGCGGGTGGACCGAACCATCAGAATGTACATCGGGGGACGCCAGACTCGTCCCGACGGCGGCTACACGATGCTTGTCCCCGGGGCCTCGGGCGAGGTGGTGGGGGAAGTGGGCCGCGGCAACCGCAAGGACATCCGCAACGCGGTCGAGGCGGCGAGGCTCGCCGGCGGATGGGCCGACCGCACCGCCCACAACCGCGCGCAGATCCTCTACTTCATCGCGGAG is a window encoding:
- a CDS encoding GNAT family protein, encoding MTTLRTDRLLLRPFELTDVDDVYAYARDSEWGRYLPVPSPYEYRHAVEFVARSVLAPWDTSPVFAICLSGRCVGGINIRVDTSAGTGEIGYSIARAHWGKGLTAEAATAVMDWAFNEFGLAKITAMADLANTRSSRVMEKLGMRRDGLLRSERPSDADPGTRQDMVIYSVLRDEWQARASG
- a CDS encoding prolyl oligopeptidase family serine peptidase; this translates as MKRALLAFLVALAGAACAETSGTPASTRTSGDFTLEEFVSTSSLVDGAVPDWSPDGSAILFLGRATLWTVDADGADPEAIPVEGVTSPAYSPDGAWIGYVSSASGDGQELWLWSIPKQRALQLTDLGARTLSWSWSPDGGHIVFSNSLRGNYDIYTVSVPEGQVKRLTTDTRYDVQPTWTPDGSRIVFVRMDQWWIHHDVISIDAATGAGERLIVSDRDWMDYRTGQEFGPGQVSPRGDLVLFRSYRSGWINWWLAPMEGGEPRPLAPEAADQSSQKPFRGYARWSPDGTRVAYTSNLRGRQILRVASVDDGTVQTLFAPEIGLVANPAWSPDGRRIAFTFDTPAQVPDLFVMDAAGGEPARLTHSLPDPALANAFFMPERVSYENDGLTIHSYLFRPAEPPPPGGYPAIVWVHGGPSSQFEDGWRRHADAHYFIKHGYAVLAPNIRGSSGFGWEHEEANNGCWARCDLDDVVAGARYLGTLSDIDGDRVAVTGVSYGAYLSFAASTFAPDAFRAAVPLREGYANRIQLVESESALANINMYQYELGLLAENRETFRRASPTLFAQDVGMPMLIIAGEGDVQMRAFATEAARYYKPVTYERYDDVAGRAARLEWMPRMLAFLNRHVKGDVDLWP
- a CDS encoding alpha/beta fold hydrolase, with amino-acid sequence MTSARHASRRNPRGPRPSNALLVGCCVVLAAVAVFASRTETGSAQESVVLMHGLGRTRASMTLLAERLEWAGYDVTNVDYDSRGGTLAEHAETLAAEVSACCAAAARVHFVGHSLGGLVIRRYLADTPPESLGRVVLLAPPNQGSEVADWFREQELGHLLGPAGRGLGTGETGIPASLPPPEYEVGIIAGNRSLNPIGSALIPGPDDGMVGVDNTRIEDVPLIVVPRTHTFLMNDRFTTEAVIAFLRTGAFPPVPAPE
- a CDS encoding sodium:solute symporter family protein; translation: MLLERVLVGVYLAACIGIGIAVSKRVLGSRDEYWVAGRRIGTVVNSMAIMAALASGGSIIGVMGLAYAQGIPATLALFGGAVVGFPLASILVARPLRNFGKFTITDFMSFRYPHALVRYLVPVLIVAAFTIYIVAQLKAAGITAEALLGIPYNTALALATLVFIIYVSFGGMVAITWTDVIQGFLMLFVIMGTALVLVWRVGSPFEIMSQATAVAPELGQVANRPVSSYLGYFIIWATAIPVIPHIVMRVFTARDAESARLSLNLSMLVYSVMILAAVLAIVPIGRIDFPGLQDADQLFLRVMETQFPPLIRGIAVAAVLAAVMSTTDALLLACSSAISHDLLGGLLKGRASNRTMTLVRIGSTWVIGIAALLWAFSPPELITEFYTAGVGILSASLFVPTIAGLWWKKANLAGGVGAVVSGAGVYILVQFGVIDIGLAPVVVALFASAAAMILGGLFGPRESTEMVERIEALHG
- a CDS encoding DUF2796 domain-containing protein, translating into MTYPTLDRPQVRSPYVGWTIPCLLLCVACGDSSSSLPGPPLVEGERLGTVGAHEHGIARLGLAVDGTRLTVDLHLPAESVFGFERAPRSAQERATAAEALDRLRTGGARLIAFPDGAICALDSAEVQAPESVEGDHAGEDHDQAGEDHDDAGEDHQHDEEEGQEHEEDEAQEHEDVHLLASLTCSREPLGPASLRFADLLPDVVQVDLTVFTAAGEAAGRVAPDASFRF
- a CDS encoding agmatinase family protein, producing MGDSSPLSRSGAAGPTASLTSLFLLAGALVLVACEASPGESGDEASPGAEADVAAATGDAADSAAQQADSAAQEAPDPEAAIIRLDPNDPNLEVWRDRDISGDPPREPGPIEVGSVLSFFGLPIARTIEDLVAGEVEVAFMGAPVDMGVGFRGAGEGPNALRAMRRSTGSMETMISWRSELTAVDYGNAPIDQFSVERSMEPIRRMVREIAETGAIPVIIGGDHSIEFANVAGLADVYGKENVGVIHFDAHYDAGGTRMGHLISHAQPVRRLVDDGHILGRNFIQVGLRGSWPGPEGFEWMRENEFRYHTMAEIDRDGWGTVMQRVLDEANDGPEYLHVSFDIDVMDPAYTSGTGTPVPGGLTPREIFPMLRGLCSENNLVGFDLVELNPLVDPGYTTALNAKQVVDECLTGVALRKLGLGNRDYLSPLTSSDGRPGGVER
- the deoC gene encoding deoxyribose-phosphate aldolase; its protein translation is MPDDITPTGSSAFARRGRRSPATPETRDGRPSARDVPVPSDQTVHSDLAPWNPGTPLELDWLRHQRVNRSAAERRTASLAGRRSVKRAWQAAWLLRAATCIDLTTLAGDDTPGRVRRLCGKARNPVRADLLEAAGAAGLPIQVASVCVYPSMVATAVEALAGSGIPVAAVAAGFPAGQTPFPERLDEIRTAVAAGASEIDIVISREHVLRGRWGDLYDEVGAFREAARGAHLKTIIATGELATLSNVARASLVCMMAGADFIKTSTGKEKVNATLPVGLTMVRQIRAWRERTGYRVGFKPAGGIGTAKQALVWLVLMREELGPRWMQAGLFRFGASSLLGDIERQIEHHVTGRYSATHRHPMA
- a CDS encoding aldehyde dehydrogenase family protein, coding for MPRISEIFETLEYGPAPESAGRAQAWLDERGRSFGLFIGGDWVEGAGAEAFDTVNPANGTALARIAQGASEDVDRAVRAARAAQEPWARLGGHARARFLYALARRIHRHARLLSVLETLDNGKPVRESRDIDIPLVVRHFYHHAGWAQLMDSEFPDQVPVGVGGQIIPWNFPLLMLAWKIAPALATGNTVVLKPAEFTPLTALLFAEICRETELPPGVVNVVTGDGRTGAALVAHPDVDKIAFTGSTEVGRLIRSRTAGSGKRLSLELGGKSPFVVYEDADLDGVVEGVVDAIWFNQGQVCCAGSRILVQEGVAEALERKLKARMEMLRMGDPLDKAVDMGAIIAPVQLEKIRRLVDRGRRDGADIWQPSWSTPAEGYFYPPTLCTRVAPASAIAQIEIFGPVVVMMTFRTPEESVRLANDTRYGLAASIWSENINLALDIAPKVKAGTVWINCTNVFDAASGFGGYRESGFGREGGREGLHEYLRPAWQARDGASTRENVRKVVQKVAGESVSSDDGRPGVPPEDDESPLAGDAMPRVDRTIRMYIGGRQTRPDGGYTMLVPGASGEVVGEVGRGNRKDIRNAVEAARLAGGWADRTAHNRAQILYFIAENLAVRASEFAARIRSLTGQSADRASAEVDLSIRRLFSYAAHADKWDGHVHRTPYRNVTLAMPESLGVVAIVCPQRNPLLGFVSLITPAIATGNTVVAVPSERWPLSATDLCQVLDTSDLPGGVVNVVTGEHVELAPVLAAHDDVDAIWYFGADTGVEEVERLSTGNMKQTWTETGLQRRWRAREQGEGDEFLRRATQVKNIWIPYGE